From a region of the Streptomyces venezuelae genome:
- a CDS encoding YigZ family protein: MKADQYVTVAREGAHESEINRSRFLCSLAPAATEQEAQDFVARIRKEHPAATHNCFAYVVGADASVQKASDDGEPGGTAGVPMLQMLMRRDIRYAVAVVTRYYGGVKLGAGGLIRAYGGVVGEALDELGTVTRRRYRLATVTVDHQRAGKIQNDLRSTGRTVVDLRYGAEVEIEVALPEADLPAFEAWLADTTAGSAGLTLGGETYAP; the protein is encoded by the coding sequence GTGAAGGCAGACCAGTACGTGACGGTGGCCCGGGAGGGCGCGCACGAGTCCGAGATCAACCGTTCGCGCTTCCTGTGCTCGCTCGCACCCGCCGCGACCGAGCAGGAGGCCCAGGACTTCGTCGCGCGCATCCGCAAGGAGCACCCCGCCGCCACGCACAACTGCTTCGCCTACGTCGTCGGTGCCGACGCGTCCGTCCAGAAGGCCAGCGACGACGGCGAGCCCGGCGGCACCGCCGGGGTGCCCATGCTGCAGATGCTCATGCGCCGTGACATCCGCTACGCGGTCGCCGTCGTCACCCGCTACTACGGCGGCGTGAAGCTCGGTGCCGGCGGCCTGATCAGGGCCTACGGCGGGGTCGTCGGCGAGGCCCTCGACGAGCTCGGCACCGTCACCCGGCGCCGCTACCGGCTGGCCACCGTCACGGTCGACCACCAGCGGGCCGGCAAGATCCAGAACGATCTGCGCTCCACCGGCCGGACCGTGGTGGACCTGCGCTACGGGGCAGAAGTCGAGATCGAGGTGGCCCTCCCGGAGGCGGACCTGCCCGCCTTCGAGGCCTGGCTCGCCGACACCACCGCGGGCAGCGCCGGTCTCACCCTCGGCGGAGAGACGTACGCGCCCTGA